A genomic segment from Sander vitreus isolate 19-12246 chromosome 3, sanVit1, whole genome shotgun sequence encodes:
- the LOC144515237 gene encoding uncharacterized protein LOC144515237 isoform X1: MPQLTVACPKGPAGTGLGRGVGREQACKWMEEVKEDEEGEPADRSQKQHSGSNKAPVVRQPQQTSWSQTVRNGWYTFAPVGVVWSVCQLEAPLQQQQQQQQQQPSLFLLDVCWRLLWLGSLWMALAACVHALKWRLRPGHNQGESPLRTQHDVVTENRNNHYLWMSRSRSPGHDVPLAHALADSLLLCVLQEPLPDPRGPHIKALLSRVESVSHTLEKADVGSEETLEEVGRESVLIDKVNLIRTYLQQRMRSLCRLVQVQGDFDASVKDMLEGLEGLWAQLEELHTGVTLTKEGGRGHGDLVSAQADAETLFAVLGHYRNSLQCCQAHLRDSTQLLQELTWSHTHMSNSVSSSSESVWPELLLQSNIEQFDKVQESFLSVEQQTSTFQAHLEGLGKGDQEGHAGPPAHANGARSHSASPQTSLHLHGDVQRRDSTSASTSVSSTEVDADIDGPLSLCERSALQFTSTIERLRKSGRRK, encoded by the exons ATGCCTCAGTTGACAGTTGCCTGCCCCAAAGGTCCAGCAGGTACGGGACTGGGACGGGGAGTGGGCCGGGAGCAGGCCTGTAAATGGATGGAGGAGGTaaaggaggacgaggagggaGAACCTGCTGACAGGAGCCAAAAACAGcacag CGGTTCAAACAAAGCCCCAGTTGTTCGTCAGCCACAGCAAACATCTTGGTCACAGACTGTGAGGAACGGCTGGTACACCTTTGCTCCGGTGGGTGTAGTGTGGTCAGTGTGCCAGCTGGAGGCgccgctgcagcagcagcagcagcagcagcagcagcagccctctCTGTTCCTGCTGGATGTGTGCTGGAGGCTGCTGTGGCTGGGTTCATTGTGGATGGCTCTGGCAGCTTGTGTCCATGCCCTGAAGTGGCGCCTGCGGCCAGGACACAACCAG GGGGAGTCTCCACTGAGGACACAGCACGACGTTGTTACAGAAAACAGGAACAACCACTATTTATG GATGTCCCGGTCGAGGAGCCCGGGCCACGACGTTCCTCTGGCCCATGCCCTGGCCGACagcctgctgctgtgtgtgcttCAGGAGCCCCTGCCAGACCCCAGGGGGCCCCACATCAAGGCTCTCCTCTCCAGAGTGGAG TCCGTGTCTCACACACTTGAGAAGGCTGATGTTGGGTCAGAGGAGACACTGGAGGAAGTGGGCCGAGAGTCTGTACTGATAGACAAAGTGAATCTCATCCGCACATACCTGCAGCAGAG GATGAGGTCCCTGTGTAGACTGGTCCAGGTGCAGGGGGATTTTGACGCCAGTGTGAAGGACATGCTAGAGGGCCTGGAAGGCCTCTGGGCCCAGCTGGAGGAGCTGCACACTGGGGTCACGCTCACCAAAGAGGGGGGCCGAGGCCACGGAGACCTGGTCTCCGCCCAGGCAGATGCAGAG ACTTTGTTCGCAGTCTTGGGTCACTACAGGAACAGCCTTCAGTGCTGCCAGGCTCATCTGAGGGACAGCACACAGCTACTGCAG GAGTTAACCTGGAGTCACACTCACATGAGCAACAGtgtgagcagcagcagtgagtcaGTCTGGCCAGAGCTGTTGCTTCAGTCCAACATCGAGCAG TTTGACAAGGTGCAGGAGAGTTTCCTCTCCGTGGAACAACAGACCTCTACGTTCCAGGCCCACCTGGAGGGACTTGGGAAGGGGGATCAGGAGGGACATGCAGGGCCCCCCGCTCACGCTAACGGGGCCCGTTCACACTCAGCCTCTCCACAGACTTCCCTACATCTCCACGGTGATGTGCAGCGCCGTGACTCCACCTCTGCATCCACGTCCGTCTCCTCGACGGAAGTCGACGCGGACATAGACGGTCCTCTCTCGCTGTGTGAGAGGTCGGCTCTGCAGTTCACCTCCACTATCGAGCGCCTGCGTAAATCTGGAAGGCGGAAGTGA
- the LOC144515237 gene encoding uncharacterized protein LOC144515237 isoform X2, which translates to MPQLTVACPKGPAGTGLGRGVGREQACKWMEEVKEDEEGEPADRSQKQHSGSNKAPVVRQPQQTSWSQTVRNGWYTFAPVGVVWSVCQLEAPLQQQQQQQQQQPSLFLLDVCWRLLWLGSLWMALAACVHALKWRLRPGHNQGESPLRTQHDVVTENRNNHYLWMSRSRSPGHDVPLAHALADSLLLCVLQEPLPDPRGPHIKALLSRVESVSHTLEKADVGSEETLEEVGRESVLIDKVNLIRTYLQQRMRSLCRLVQVQGDFDASVKDMLEGLEGLWAQLEELHTGVTLTKEGGRGHGDLVSAQADAEELTWSHTHMSNSVSSSSESVWPELLLQSNIEQFDKVQESFLSVEQQTSTFQAHLEGLGKGDQEGHAGPPAHANGARSHSASPQTSLHLHGDVQRRDSTSASTSVSSTEVDADIDGPLSLCERSALQFTSTIERLRKSGRRK; encoded by the exons ATGCCTCAGTTGACAGTTGCCTGCCCCAAAGGTCCAGCAGGTACGGGACTGGGACGGGGAGTGGGCCGGGAGCAGGCCTGTAAATGGATGGAGGAGGTaaaggaggacgaggagggaGAACCTGCTGACAGGAGCCAAAAACAGcacag CGGTTCAAACAAAGCCCCAGTTGTTCGTCAGCCACAGCAAACATCTTGGTCACAGACTGTGAGGAACGGCTGGTACACCTTTGCTCCGGTGGGTGTAGTGTGGTCAGTGTGCCAGCTGGAGGCgccgctgcagcagcagcagcagcagcagcagcagcagccctctCTGTTCCTGCTGGATGTGTGCTGGAGGCTGCTGTGGCTGGGTTCATTGTGGATGGCTCTGGCAGCTTGTGTCCATGCCCTGAAGTGGCGCCTGCGGCCAGGACACAACCAG GGGGAGTCTCCACTGAGGACACAGCACGACGTTGTTACAGAAAACAGGAACAACCACTATTTATG GATGTCCCGGTCGAGGAGCCCGGGCCACGACGTTCCTCTGGCCCATGCCCTGGCCGACagcctgctgctgtgtgtgcttCAGGAGCCCCTGCCAGACCCCAGGGGGCCCCACATCAAGGCTCTCCTCTCCAGAGTGGAG TCCGTGTCTCACACACTTGAGAAGGCTGATGTTGGGTCAGAGGAGACACTGGAGGAAGTGGGCCGAGAGTCTGTACTGATAGACAAAGTGAATCTCATCCGCACATACCTGCAGCAGAG GATGAGGTCCCTGTGTAGACTGGTCCAGGTGCAGGGGGATTTTGACGCCAGTGTGAAGGACATGCTAGAGGGCCTGGAAGGCCTCTGGGCCCAGCTGGAGGAGCTGCACACTGGGGTCACGCTCACCAAAGAGGGGGGCCGAGGCCACGGAGACCTGGTCTCCGCCCAGGCAGATGCAGAG GAGTTAACCTGGAGTCACACTCACATGAGCAACAGtgtgagcagcagcagtgagtcaGTCTGGCCAGAGCTGTTGCTTCAGTCCAACATCGAGCAG TTTGACAAGGTGCAGGAGAGTTTCCTCTCCGTGGAACAACAGACCTCTACGTTCCAGGCCCACCTGGAGGGACTTGGGAAGGGGGATCAGGAGGGACATGCAGGGCCCCCCGCTCACGCTAACGGGGCCCGTTCACACTCAGCCTCTCCACAGACTTCCCTACATCTCCACGGTGATGTGCAGCGCCGTGACTCCACCTCTGCATCCACGTCCGTCTCCTCGACGGAAGTCGACGCGGACATAGACGGTCCTCTCTCGCTGTGTGAGAGGTCGGCTCTGCAGTTCACCTCCACTATCGAGCGCCTGCGTAAATCTGGAAGGCGGAAGTGA